From the genome of Petrotoga sibirica DSM 13575:
CAAAAAAATCTGGTTTTGGTCGTTTGAATATGCTTCCCGCAGATGGTAAATCGATAGGCTGTTTTTCCCATCTGCGGGTTGAAAAATCTATCAATTTACTTTTGATCCTTTTAAGCTCATCTTTTTTTAGTAAGAATTTAGTGGATAACAGAATGAAAGAACCTTCCTGGAGAATGCTGGTTCTATAACCAAACTCTAAATCACCTTTATTTAAAGTCTTTACTTTTCCATCCCTTAAATCGTATACCGTTGTTTCCAAAACAATATCCTTCATCTCACCCCCGTAAGCCCCTGCATTCATGTAAACGCCTCCGCCTACACTTCCTGGAATGCCGCATGCAAATTCAAGTCCAGAATATCCATCTTCCGAAAGCAAAAAAGAAAGAGCAGATAAAGACGCCCCGCTCTGTGCTTCCACAATCAAATCGATATTATTTTTTTCTTCAAAATTCATTTTATTTATGTATTTTGTGGAAAGTACAACAAATTTTAAGGGTTCGTCACTTACGATCAGGTTGGTTCCTTGACCTATAATTTTGAAGGGGATTTCTCTTCTGACTAATTCTGATAAAGCATTCACAAAAGAACTTAAAGTTTTTGGGAATAAGATATAAGGAACAGGTCCTCCTATTCTAAAACTTGTATAATATTTGAGAAATTCATTTTGTCTAACTTCACATCCATCTGCGTATAAACTAAGTTTAAGATCTTCTGAAATCATTGAATACTCCTATAAATTAGGCGAACTCTTCTTTATAATCCGAATTCAATTTTTCTAACCACTCTGGTTCCTTTCCATAACCGAACTTATCCATTAAATCCCCACAATGTTTTTGAAGTATACGTGCCCTTTTTTTATTCCAATTTTTCCAATGAGGTATCTTATACTTATCCGATGCAGAGTTTATTTTCTTCTTAAGAAAAGAAGGTTCAAAAGCATAATTTCTGCTGAATCCATCATCAAACTTCGTGGAAAATTCTAATAGATCAATAAAATTCTCTTCTTTTTTCTCACCGAGGAATAGGTCTTCGTATCGATATAATTTGAAATTATTTTTATTTTTCATAGATTCTAATACCAACGTATTCAGTTTATTATAATACCAGGCAAACTTTTCAAATTTGCTCATGCTATTCCATTTCATCGAGTAGGGATCGTCTTTGAAATGGAAGGCTCTCATACTCATTCCTAAAAATGAAAAATCAACTTTACTATATAGCAAATAAACGGGGGAACTTATGGCTGAACGGATCCATGTTCTTGGATCCCTTATAATAAAAACGATTTTACTATTAGGAAAAACATCTCCCAATAGGTCTATAACTCCGTGAAGATGGTTACTTGATTCGACGTACAAGCTTTCCTTTGTCTCTTCCAAAATCTGTTTTCTTAAGCCTTTTATATACTCTTTAGTTTTTTCGTCGGTTATTTTGCCCTTCCTCCTGTAAGTGCTCAACTTGCACATGGATTTGGAAGGCAAAAACTGCCCTACGGTCATTTGATAAAAGCCGAACCTTTTTATATCGTTTCCCCATTTTTTAAGATCTTTAATGAACACATTTGCAGGTTCATGGACCGCATAACAATCTTCAACCATTTTTGATAAACTTTTTGCAAGAAATCTCGTGCCTGTTCTTCCGGTTGAAGTGATAAACACACAATGTTTATCAAAAACTTTATTCATGTCAACTCCTCCTTCCACAATTACAGGGCTCCCTCTCTTTTTAACGATTCTCTTAAGGATTCAGGACCTTTATATAGTATACCTTTAATCCCCAATTCTTCAGCAGCATGTATATTTTCAACAATATCATCTACAAAAAAGGTTTCTTCTGGGTTCAAATTATATCTATTAAGTAAAAGTTGATAAATTTCCTTTTCGGGTTTCAATAGTTTCTCTTTGTATGAAATAACCATTCCGTCAAAAGTATCGAAAAATGAGTATTTACCTCTTATATAATTGAAGGCATCTTCATGAAAATTAGACAAGATGAAAAGTTTGTTGTTTTCTTTCAATTTAGGTAGAATTTCTATGTTTTCAATTATGGGATGAAGATAATTCTTCCATTCTTTAAGCAATATATTGATTTCCTCTTTTAAATCAGGATTTTTCTCGCGGAAAATCTTTTTTGCTTCCTCAAAAGACAAGGTCCCCCTATCTAATTCCTTCCATATGATTGTTTTAAAAACAGCCTCTTTCAATTTTCTATTTATAGTTGGATCTTTGAAAAGATCATCTAAAATCTCTTCTGGATCGAATTTAAAAAGGACATTCCCCAAATCAAAAACGATATTTCTCAAAAAGATTCCTCCCACTTTACTTGCACTCTGTCAATAAATTTTATCACAAAAATATTAAAACGATAAAAACAAAGATAAAGAAAGATATTTTTTACCATTAAAAGCTCCATATTTCTTCAAAGGTATGCGGGGTTTCACAATATTCACATATTAACTCATTCTCTTCGTTTCTAATGAAAGAAACCTGTACGTTTTCATTGTTTTGAGGATTTGTTATACAGTTTTCATTTTTACATCTTAACTCTTCGAAACCGTATATAATAGGGGGTAAAGAAATCCTGTATTTTTCTTTGACTCTTCCACCTTCAATAATATTTACAGTTGTATTTGGAGATATAGCTGAAAGCTTTTTTATATCTTTCTTTGATAGATGAACGTCTGGCAAACTAATGTAACCCTTTAATCTACCGTCGGCCGATCTAAATATTCCGTCTGCACTATCAATATTATAAAACTTTAAAATCTTCCTTATTTTCATGATCGTCTCGTATATCTTTTCTGGGTTTTGCCCCTTGGCTATGTGATCGATTACCGTTCCATTTTCAATCGGCTTGATCCCTCTTTTCCCCTCACTCAACAACCCTTTTTTACCATCCTTTATCGGGGCAGGGATAATGAAATCCTCTTCATTAATTTCAAGATTTTTTCTTGAGGTATCAAAGGGGGCTGTCAAAGCTCCACCAAACATAGAAAGTAAGATTATCCTTGTCCAATATCCGTTAATTGCCTGTTTTTCCCAGCCGTTAAGCGGTAAGGAGTCTAAGAAGGTTGGAATAGTAGGGTAAGTTTTGTGACGAGGAAGGGGGTGATAAAATTTAACGTTTTCGGAGATAAGAGGGAGAAATTCTTTTGTAAAAGTCACACTTTTTCTCAAAATATGCTCTTTTTCTAGAATATCTTCACCCATTCGTTCTAATTGAAGCCTTGTGAAATACCAAATATTTGCTTTTTTGCTCTGTTTTAGATACTCTTCTATAGACGAGAAAATTCTAACATTGTACCCTTTTTGCTTCATTTTACTTATATAGTGTTTTGGCATCTGTAATTCTTCCGGCGCTATCAAATCAACCTCCACATTTTTAAATATTTTTAAACCTTCCACTTTGGAATGGACCGTTCTTCCATGAAGAAGATCCCCAATAAGGGCTATATGAATATACTCGTTGCTGAAATCCATCTGTTCTAAAAATGTGAATTCATCTAAAATCTCTTGAGTAGGATGTTCATGTTTACCATCTCCAGCATTTATAAAAGAAGGATGTGGTAGGTTATGCCTTGAAGCAAATTCTGATACCTTTTCATCTAGTAGCTTACATGTACCTTCTAATTTAGATCTGATAATGAATATAGAATAATCTGAATAGCCTGTTAGCATATTGAAGGTATCTATATAACTTTCATTTTTATTAAACGAGGAATGTTCCGATTCGAAGATGTTGATTTTAGCGTTTTTGTGGAATTTAGAAGCGTTAACGAAGGATTCTTTGGTTCTGGTACTTGGTTCGAGGAATACTATATAAATACCTGTTTGATTCTTTATTTGAAACTCAGTAAGCTCTTCTTTGTTTGCCCATTTCGTTTTTAGCCTCTTTGTTTGGTTGTAAAGAAATAACTGCTCTTCAACCGTTAAATCATTCATAACCGTTAAACTTCTCCCTAAAAAATCATTTTTCATATGAATCCCTCCCAAAAAATTCTTTTAGCTATCTTTAGAAATTCTAAAGGGCCTCAATTTCTAATGAGTCTATATAAATTTACTTTTTGTATTATACCATTTTTTTGTGATATAAACAATATTGACAAATACAATATACGGTCGTATGATAAAGATATAGCACAACTAATAGAGTAATTCCCTCTCATGACAACAAAAGACGAATTACAAGAAATGAAATCTATTATACCAGATGATTTAAAATACTCAAATTGGATGTATAATGAATACAGATGGGAAGCGTTTGCTGCAGTATGCAAACTATATTTTTTTACAGTCTTGTGCAAAAAACTTTGATTTTGAACATGGGATCTTAAGGGGTTTACCCCTTAACGTCCGGGTGAAGGGGAGCTAAAGCAGATTGCATGTAACTTAGAATGATGGAGGTATTTTAAAAATTTTTGGATTCTAGAAGTATGGTTTAAAGTAGGTTCCAGAGTTTCTAAAAACACTAAATCAAATACAAAAATGGAGGTAAAATTATGAAACTCGTCAGATTTCAAAAAGATGGAAAAATAAGTTACGGCGTATTGGAAGAAAACATAATAAAAGTTATTAACGGAGATATCTTTGAGGATTTTACAGTTACCAATAATATCTATCCCCTCACTGAAGTTACATTAAAGGCTCCTTGTAATCCTAGCAAGATCGTTTGTGTCGGCTTAAACTATCGAGATCATGCGGAAGAAATGAAGGACAGAATTCCAGAAGAACCGGTTCTCTTCATAAAGCCATCCACGGCTGTGATTGGGCCAAAAGAGAGTATTATATACCCAAAAATGAGCAATCAAGTAGATTATGAGGCAGAACTTGCGGTTGTGATTAAAGACAAAATCAAAGACATTGAAGAAGACCAAGTAAAAGAACATATCCTAGGATATACTTGCTTTAACGATGTTACCGCTAGGGATTTGCAGAAGAAAGATGGACAGTGGACACGAGCAAAATCCTTTGATACTTTTGCGCCCTTTGGTCCCACAATTGTAACGGATATTGATCCAAGTAACCTAAATATCCAACTTTTACTCAATGACCAAATCAAGCAAAACTCAAATACTAACCAATTGATCTTTTCTGTGGAAAAACTCGTAAGTTTCATATCAAAAATAATGACCCTAAATCCGGGCGATGTAATTGCTACAGGCACACCTTCAGGTGTGGGACCGATGAATGTTGGAGATAAAGTGGCAGTTAAAATAGAAAAAATAGGTATACTAGAAAATTTTGTTAGAGACTCCACATCTATGCACTGATTATAGACACAGTGAACAGACGATCTCATTCATCTAAATATCCCAAATTTTTCAATCGTTTTTTGATAGCTTTTATTTCCTCTTCAGTTAGTGTTTCAATTTGGTTAGTGGATTTATTATCCTTTTTGGTTTGCTGGATTCCTTCAGAGGACACCAAATCTCTAAGCACAGACACAACAAACTCTGTAACACTGGAATAACCAGTGTTTTCTATTATGGATTTAAGTTTATCGTACAATGGCTTTGGTATTTTTAAGGTCACCTTATCAGACATAAAAACCACGCTCCAAATGTATTCTTTTAAATGTATTATATCATGTAGTTTTTGATTAAACAACGTTTTTTCTTTTTGAAAGATCTTAGTGTTATTATTTGTCTATAGCTTCTTTTAAAGGAGTGTCTTAATGAGCAAAAAAATCGTAATAATCGGATTAGACTGTGCTTCACCAAATTTGGTCTTTGATGAGTTTTTTGATGATTTACCTAATTTAAGAAAAATTATGAAAAATGGAGTGTATAATGAATTAGAGTCTACTATCCCTCCAATAACCGTCCCCGCCTGGATGAGCATGTTCACAGGTAAAGATCCTGGTGAACTTGGAATATATGGTTTCACAAATAGACGCACTTATGATTACCACTCTTTCTCATTGGTTTCTTCAAAAAGCGTGAAATATAAAAAATTATGGGATATTTTCACCGAAAAGGGCAAACAAAACATCGTGATTGGCGTACCTTTGACTTACCCTCCTTCTCCCTTGAAAGGACATATGATTACTGGATTTTTAACACCTTCTTTTGAATCTACTTATACTTATCCAAAACATTTAAAAAATGAATTGGCAGCCACTACAGGACATTTTATTTTTGATGTAAATGATTTTAGAACCGAAGATAAAGAAAGATTGTTAAAAGATATCTACGATATGACGAATAATCATTTTAAAATTGCGAATTATTTAGCAAAAAACAAACCGTGGGATTTATTTGTAATGGTTGAAATGGGAATAGACAGAATTCACCATGGATTTTGGGCTTTGCACGATAAAAATCATCCAAAACATGTAAATAGCAAATTTAATTCAGCTATTAGAGATTATTATATTCATTTAGACAACAAGATAGGAGAATTTTTGAATGGTATTCAAGGCGATTTCGACGTTATAATAGTATCCGATCACGGCATAAAACCCATGTACGGTGGCATAGCCATTAACGATTGGCTCATTAAGAAAGGGTATTTGGTTTTAAAGGAGTATCCAAAAAATCCCGTTTCTATAAATAAATTGATAAGAGAAAAAAAGATAGATTGGAGTAAAACCAAGGTGTGGGGAAATGGTGGCTACCATGGCAAGCTATTTTTTAACATAAAAGGCAGGGAGCCTTTGGGGGTGATTGGAAAAAATGAATTAGATGATTTCAAAACTAAACTGATAAAAGAGCTGAAAGATATCAAGAATGAAGATGGTAATGAGATGAATACCAAGGTCTACGAAGCTGAAAAAATTTATAATAAAGTAAAAAATATTCCTCCAGATTTGATTATTTACTTTGATGATCTATCTTGGAGATGTCAAGGTAGCCTTGGTAATAAAAGCATTTATACACACGACAACGACATCGGCCCCGACGATGCTAATCACGACAGATCCGGGATTTTTATAAGCAGCAACAAAATTCTAAAAATCAACAAAATTACCGATTTTTTTAATTCGATACTTTATAATTATCTGTCTGATTGAAATTAAAATACGATCATTCTAATGCTTAGAAAAGTAATAATACAACCAAGAGAAATCATCAACACTTTAGCAGGAATTTTCTTGGTTATCAAAGCAGCAATAGGAGCCGCTAAACTTCCCCCAATGATTAATCCAATAATAACGCTCCAATTGAATTGTGACAGCAAGGCTATGAATGCCATAACTTCAGAAATAGTGACAAAAAACTCAGCAGCGTTTACTGAACCTATAGTCTTTCTTGGATTCTTTCCATCAGAAACTAACGTTGTTGTGACGATAGGTCCCCATCCACCACCTCCAATGGCATCAAAAAAACCTCCTAAAAGACCTAAGACAGAGTAATGCCTCCTTCTCGTAATTTTCTCCTCTGAGTGTTTATGCATGCTGGTAACTTTGTACAATATTCTTATCCCCATAATCAATAAATAGATACCAATGAACGGTTTGATTTTGTTACCGTCAATATTTGTTAAGATATAAGCCCCTAAAACTCCTCCTATTACACCAGGTATTAAAAGTTTCTTGAAGAGGTTCTTATCAACGTTACCAAGTTTCAGATGAGAAAATCCTGATAAAAATGTTGTGAAAATCTCTGCAAAATGAACTGAAGCACTTGAGATAGCAGGGGGTACGCCAACAGATAACAATA
Proteins encoded in this window:
- the murB gene encoding UDP-N-acetylmuramate dehydrogenase, encoding MISEDLKLSLYADGCEVRQNEFLKYYTSFRIGGPVPYILFPKTLSSFVNALSELVRREIPFKIIGQGTNLIVSDEPLKFVVLSTKYINKMNFEEKNNIDLIVEAQSGASLSALSFLLSEDGYSGLEFACGIPGSVGGGVYMNAGAYGGEMKDIVLETTVYDLRDGKVKTLNKGDLEFGYRTSILQEGSFILLSTKFLLKKDELKRIKSKLIDFSTRRWEKQPIDLPSAGSIFKRPKPDFFVGTTIENLGLKGFSIGEAQISTKHAGFIINKGNATFKDVILLIEYVKRIVKDKYNVDLQVEPEIWK
- a CDS encoding sulfotransferase, translated to MNKVFDKHCVFITSTGRTGTRFLAKSLSKMVEDCYAVHEPANVFIKDLKKWGNDIKRFGFYQMTVGQFLPSKSMCKLSTYRRKGKITDEKTKEYIKGLRKQILEETKESLYVESSNHLHGVIDLLGDVFPNSKIVFIIRDPRTWIRSAISSPVYLLYSKVDFSFLGMSMRAFHFKDDPYSMKWNSMSKFEKFAWYYNKLNTLVLESMKNKNNFKLYRYEDLFLGEKKEENFIDLLEFSTKFDDGFSRNYAFEPSFLKKKINSASDKYKIPHWKNWNKKRARILQKHCGDLMDKFGYGKEPEWLEKLNSDYKEEFA
- a CDS encoding HAD family hydrolase, with the protein product MRNIVFDLGNVLFKFDPEEILDDLFKDPTINRKLKEAVFKTIIWKELDRGTLSFEEAKKIFREKNPDLKEEINILLKEWKNYLHPIIENIEILPKLKENNKLFILSNFHEDAFNYIRGKYSFFDTFDGMVISYKEKLLKPEKEIYQLLLNRYNLNPEETFFVDDIVENIHAAEELGIKGILYKGPESLRESLKREGAL
- a CDS encoding bifunctional aspartate carbamoyltransferase catalytic subunit/aspartate carbamoyltransferase regulatory subunit; translated protein: MKNDFLGRSLTVMNDLTVEEQLFLYNQTKRLKTKWANKEELTEFQIKNQTGIYIVFLEPSTRTKESFVNASKFHKNAKINIFESEHSSFNKNESYIDTFNMLTGYSDYSIFIIRSKLEGTCKLLDEKVSEFASRHNLPHPSFINAGDGKHEHPTQEILDEFTFLEQMDFSNEYIHIALIGDLLHGRTVHSKVEGLKIFKNVEVDLIAPEELQMPKHYISKMKQKGYNVRIFSSIEEYLKQSKKANIWYFTRLQLERMGEDILEKEHILRKSVTFTKEFLPLISENVKFYHPLPRHKTYPTIPTFLDSLPLNGWEKQAINGYWTRIILLSMFGGALTAPFDTSRKNLEINEEDFIIPAPIKDGKKGLLSEGKRGIKPIENGTVIDHIAKGQNPEKIYETIMKIRKILKFYNIDSADGIFRSADGRLKGYISLPDVHLSKKDIKKLSAISPNTTVNIIEGGRVKEKYRISLPPIIYGFEELRCKNENCITNPQNNENVQVSFIRNEENELICEYCETPHTFEEIWSF
- a CDS encoding fumarylacetoacetate hydrolase family protein; the protein is MKLVRFQKDGKISYGVLEENIIKVINGDIFEDFTVTNNIYPLTEVTLKAPCNPSKIVCVGLNYRDHAEEMKDRIPEEPVLFIKPSTAVIGPKESIIYPKMSNQVDYEAELAVVIKDKIKDIEEDQVKEHILGYTCFNDVTARDLQKKDGQWTRAKSFDTFAPFGPTIVTDIDPSNLNIQLLLNDQIKQNSNTNQLIFSVEKLVSFISKIMTLNPGDVIATGTPSGVGPMNVGDKVAVKIEKIGILENFVRDSTSMH
- a CDS encoding CopG family transcriptional regulator, whose amino-acid sequence is MSDKVTLKIPKPLYDKLKSIIENTGYSSVTEFVVSVLRDLVSSEGIQQTKKDNKSTNQIETLTEEEIKAIKKRLKNLGYLDE
- a CDS encoding alkaline phosphatase family protein; the encoded protein is MSKKIVIIGLDCASPNLVFDEFFDDLPNLRKIMKNGVYNELESTIPPITVPAWMSMFTGKDPGELGIYGFTNRRTYDYHSFSLVSSKSVKYKKLWDIFTEKGKQNIVIGVPLTYPPSPLKGHMITGFLTPSFESTYTYPKHLKNELAATTGHFIFDVNDFRTEDKERLLKDIYDMTNNHFKIANYLAKNKPWDLFVMVEMGIDRIHHGFWALHDKNHPKHVNSKFNSAIRDYYIHLDNKIGEFLNGIQGDFDVIIVSDHGIKPMYGGIAINDWLIKKGYLVLKEYPKNPVSINKLIREKKIDWSKTKVWGNGGYHGKLFFNIKGREPLGVIGKNELDDFKTKLIKELKDIKNEDGNEMNTKVYEAEKIYNKVKNIPPDLIIYFDDLSWRCQGSLGNKSIYTHDNDIGPDDANHDRSGIFISSNKILKINKITDFFNSILYNYLSD
- a CDS encoding sulfite exporter TauE/SafE family protein; the protein is METLWFFIIVGFLAQVLDGALGMAYGTISNALLLSVGVPPAISSASVHFAEIFTTFLSGFSHLKLGNVDKNLFKKLLIPGVIGGVLGAYILTNIDGNKIKPFIGIYLLIMGIRILYKVTSMHKHSEEKITRRRHYSVLGLLGGFFDAIGGGGWGPIVTTTLVSDGKNPRKTIGSVNAAEFFVTISEVMAFIALLSQFNWSVIIGLIIGGSLAAPIAALITKKIPAKVLMISLGCIITFLSIRMIVF